A genomic region of Candidatus Krumholzibacteriota bacterium contains the following coding sequences:
- the rseP gene encoding RIP metalloprotease RseP: MFLTIIAFVFVLSIVVLVHELGHFLVAKLNGIYVITFSIGFGPKILRFKYGETEYALSALPFGGYVKFAGENEGEEDKEDDFEKDIPEERLYKSKKPVQRMSVVLAGPAMNAILAIVLYISTIWIQGIFVRNPGDVVSGVIDDSPAAVAGFQTGDRIIEINSKILKPGEEISDLVDYTEGASSTFRFLRGIDTLTAQVTPEWNEEAGRLTIGIFSSSRPIIGDVKKDSPAYKAGIRSGALILAMNDTTVYTYLEMAEKIYSRNGIPIEFKWELNGEIHSSVITPTSMDAPSGGEKLDVIQVGAIGVGEFYEKQRVSFPVAVKYGAKAFSNLFVSIMSFLGKLVTGKATLKAVGGPIRVGVMAGDMIRWGFSYLINFLAFFSMNLAIFNLLPILPFDGGHFVIFVVEALTGYKPGPKVQNVMAQTGFIILIILMVFILFLDLFNLVR; this comes from the coding sequence ATGTTTCTAACAATAATCGCTTTTGTTTTTGTCTTGAGTATTGTTGTCCTGGTTCATGAACTGGGTCATTTTCTCGTGGCAAAGTTGAACGGGATTTACGTCATAACTTTTTCAATCGGTTTCGGCCCGAAAATACTCAGGTTCAAGTACGGGGAGACGGAATATGCGCTTTCAGCGCTTCCATTCGGCGGATACGTAAAATTTGCCGGAGAAAACGAGGGAGAAGAAGACAAGGAAGACGATTTCGAGAAGGATATTCCGGAAGAGAGACTGTATAAAAGCAAAAAGCCTGTCCAGAGGATGTCTGTTGTCCTCGCGGGACCGGCGATGAACGCGATTCTGGCTATCGTCCTTTACATATCGACTATATGGATACAGGGCATCTTCGTGAGGAATCCTGGCGATGTGGTCAGTGGTGTCATTGATGATTCTCCCGCCGCCGTGGCTGGCTTTCAGACGGGAGACAGGATTATAGAGATCAACTCGAAGATTTTAAAACCCGGCGAGGAGATAAGCGACCTGGTCGATTACACTGAAGGCGCGAGTTCCACATTCCGGTTTTTAAGAGGGATCGACACTCTTACCGCGCAAGTGACGCCCGAATGGAATGAGGAAGCGGGCCGGCTTACGATAGGGATCTTTTCGAGCAGCAGGCCGATAATCGGGGACGTAAAAAAGGACAGTCCGGCTTATAAAGCCGGGATCCGTAGCGGTGCGCTAATCCTGGCCATGAATGATACGACTGTCTATACCTACCTTGAAATGGCAGAGAAAATCTATTCGCGCAACGGGATCCCGATAGAATTCAAGTGGGAACTCAATGGGGAGATACACAGTTCCGTGATCACTCCCACATCGATGGACGCTCCATCAGGAGGAGAAAAACTCGATGTGATCCAGGTCGGCGCGATCGGTGTAGGGGAGTTTTACGAGAAGCAGAGAGTCTCTTTTCCCGTTGCCGTCAAATACGGGGCGAAGGCTTTCAGCAACCTCTTCGTGTCGATAATGAGTTTTCTCGGCAAACTGGTTACGGGAAAAGCCACACTCAAGGCTGTCGGAGGGCCGATAAGAGTCGGTGTCATGGCGGGGGATATGATCAGATGGGGATTCAGCTATCTGATTAACTTCCTGGCGTTTTTCTCGATGAACCTGGCGATCTTCAATCTGTTGCCGATCCTTCCATTTGACGGAGGCCATTTCGTCATTTTTGTGGTCGAGGCTCTGACCGGGTATAAACCCGGACCGAAGGTTCAGAATGTGATGGCCCAGACAGGATTTATCATCCTGATAATTCTAATGGTGTTCATACTTTTCCTTGATCTGTTCAATCTTGTGAGGTGA
- a CDS encoding 1-deoxy-D-xylulose-5-phosphate reductoisomerase: MKKVVILGSTGSIGRAAVEIISQASDDFVITGLAAESNINQMQEQLADFPDAFFSLYSEAALNRLIKKDPLLGKRERGSGSDGVLALVEEGAADIVINAMVGISGLLPTIKALEMGSSVALANKEALVTGGHIINDLIQNTAGRIIPVDSEHFSLSRCLRGNREDTLEIILTASGGPFYKRDMTGLSDVTVEEVLDHPTWKMGKKVTVDSAHLINKGLEVIEAHWLFDFPYDSIGVVIHPQSIVHSLTRMKDGSLLAHLGPADMRLPIINALYYPVVAQYPWEPLSVNDFGRLDFVQFERKDYPGFDIVMQAAKAGGTAPTVLNAADEVAVSSFLSGKTGFMTIIDWIREALDAHIPSEASSLEDIIEADRWTRRFLSERHKDAVIT, translated from the coding sequence TTGAAAAAAGTCGTCATTCTTGGTTCGACCGGATCGATAGGTAGAGCCGCGGTAGAGATCATTTCCCAGGCAAGTGATGATTTTGTCATAACGGGCCTGGCCGCGGAAAGCAATATCAATCAGATGCAGGAACAGCTTGCCGATTTTCCCGACGCATTTTTCTCGCTATACAGCGAGGCGGCTCTGAACAGGTTGATCAAAAAGGATCCTCTTCTTGGAAAAAGGGAGAGGGGGTCGGGATCGGATGGAGTCCTTGCCCTTGTAGAGGAAGGTGCCGCCGATATTGTGATAAATGCCATGGTAGGGATCTCGGGCCTGTTGCCGACGATCAAAGCTCTTGAAATGGGTAGCAGCGTAGCTCTGGCAAACAAAGAGGCTCTCGTAACCGGTGGTCATATAATAAACGACCTGATCCAGAATACTGCGGGACGGATCATACCGGTCGACAGTGAGCATTTCTCGCTTTCGCGATGCCTGAGGGGCAACAGGGAAGATACTCTGGAGATCATCCTGACCGCTTCAGGAGGACCTTTTTATAAAAGGGATATGACGGGCCTGTCAGACGTAACGGTAGAAGAAGTGCTCGACCATCCCACATGGAAAATGGGCAAAAAAGTCACCGTCGATTCGGCTCATCTTATCAACAAGGGACTTGAAGTAATAGAAGCGCACTGGCTTTTCGATTTCCCGTATGATTCGATAGGCGTGGTAATTCATCCTCAATCGATCGTGCATTCCCTTACCAGGATGAAAGATGGTTCGCTTCTGGCTCATCTCGGACCAGCGGATATGCGTCTTCCCATAATCAATGCCCTGTATTATCCCGTCGTAGCTCAATATCCGTGGGAACCACTGTCGGTAAATGATTTTGGAAGGCTTGATTTCGTCCAGTTTGAGAGGAAGGATTATCCAGGGTTCGATATCGTAATGCAGGCGGCGAAAGCCGGAGGCACCGCGCCGACCGTTCTAAATGCCGCTGATGAAGTAGCCGTCTCATCTTTTTTATCAGGAAAGACGGGATTTATGACGATTATAGATTGGATAAGAGAAGCGCTGGACGCGCATATTCCGTCTGAAGCTTCCTCTCTCGAAGATATTATTGAAGCGGACAGATGGACAAGAAGGTTTTTGAGTGAAAGACATAAAGATGCTGTTATAACCTGA
- a CDS encoding translocation/assembly module TamB domain-containing protein, with translation MVKKILKSRITSFVSLIISLLLTMTIVAGIIFHTDFFAKRTSTMFSRYLFRGTGYTLEFRAISGNPLERIKIEDLRIRYRSSEYAFDLLRVEEIFLSYDLASLFSTEPSINEIIFNRPHAWIKPDSTGENILPFNGTSTGRSGQVRFRVEKFDINNGQLIYQGNQRADALKNLNLEGAVRSGEKGIIADIGSGSAEDIRRKLHIRNISGNIRKNSGSRSPVDRIEVSDLFLELDESSLLINGTFDPDSTRFGLNIAAEPFDVEEISRLVGIESGQFGELQGVLAVEGTTGDLKIRGMLNGILSGFALDGFKLDLRYDTRAVMLNSGEGRLNGALVNGSGVMPVSGERIIKLDLDVNDLDLSAGFIRNNSIPDTRFNGMLILRYDVDSKELYFTMDLKEGHLRKIPFSTMTASGSYRADTLFMDQMTMAYPTHDISTTGTISRDGGIRLFIDTECAKDDTLFSYFNIDEYRANLKFNGIWEGSFARWDLRASGCCTDIFYKGAYVPSGDIKFALSRDESFRFLFEMRGDSCDIAPLSFSGIDLSLEYNDNITSIKRLYLQRPGLVADMRGDLIKNEDITEIVFNEVSIDALEERWLSNGKFSVNISESRIEFDDLQLHSRLGALYMGCVVGREDRRINGNFTFDRLGLSLFNAAGLINKPVTGKGAGVINCRGTIDQPGFDLDMVLEQMIYDSLSVDSLKLVANYSDRIFEIDTLYIDSPEGILEMKGTVSGTDPRELLKGREKALRGAVADLDAVCEDLSLVPLFSLSEKSPFSGGDFTGIISVRDSLTHPLLGVEGKISGLSTDRYRIPMIDISADIDRQSLKLDGIMELSQGQRGRFNGNINLNHEKWFYSIDQHEPISVGLSIPDGELSSITGMTDIIAEAEGRFSAEFTVTGTASEPKLRGRLDLDQAGFRLGGMEERYRGIRAVITLDDTLVTIRELHGKEGKNGNFNCVGSVSLKGWRPERYDIDIEVDKILIASIPDVMAIVSGNLAVGTTESGGKKIPVVTGDLSVNRAEVYIDFGDFASVQKSGSLEPPGWMAEVDLEVKGNTWLKTPDANVEMEGAVTLHHDQKGSYVRGSLNLIRGWYNVYNNKFRVSSGKLEFVHADSFRPVIDVQAETNDPEGRKIYLTLSWHQDDIEPRLSLYHEDAGYSETDIWKMLGGGVIGTSEGAGASWDAMNTAQNLAANYIERMLNSQMQGVLIEVETSGGASSATEGFEPEETIVAIGKYLSEGLYVKYKQGLSISTARHFEVEYRLSRLFLIRSEVIMYSEKVLQGRSKRNSDEINVDFKVRWEF, from the coding sequence TTGGTTAAAAAAATATTAAAATCAAGGATCACGTCATTCGTTTCGCTGATAATAAGCCTTCTGCTGACAATGACGATTGTCGCCGGGATCATCTTTCATACTGATTTCTTCGCGAAGAGAACGTCAACGATGTTTTCCCGGTATCTTTTCAGAGGGACCGGGTACACGCTGGAATTCAGGGCGATCTCCGGAAATCCGCTGGAGAGGATAAAAATCGAAGATCTTCGTATCAGGTACAGGAGCAGTGAGTACGCCTTTGACCTTCTGCGTGTCGAAGAGATCTTCCTTAGCTATGATCTCGCGTCGCTATTCTCAACCGAGCCGTCGATAAACGAAATTATTTTCAATAGACCTCATGCGTGGATCAAGCCTGATTCCACGGGGGAGAATATACTGCCATTTAATGGGACTTCCACGGGTCGGTCAGGCCAGGTGAGATTCAGGGTGGAAAAATTCGATATCAATAACGGACAGTTAATATACCAGGGGAATCAGAGAGCCGACGCGTTGAAGAATCTGAATCTGGAAGGTGCCGTACGTTCCGGGGAAAAAGGGATAATAGCCGATATCGGCTCGGGGAGTGCCGAGGATATAAGGCGAAAACTTCATATCAGGAATATAAGTGGCAATATAAGAAAGAACTCGGGAAGTCGATCTCCTGTAGACCGGATCGAAGTCAGTGACCTGTTCCTTGAACTGGATGAATCGTCGTTGCTGATCAACGGGACATTCGATCCCGATTCAACAAGGTTCGGGCTGAATATCGCCGCTGAACCATTTGATGTCGAGGAGATATCAAGGCTTGTAGGTATAGAATCGGGACAGTTTGGAGAACTGCAGGGAGTCCTCGCGGTAGAGGGTACGACGGGAGATCTCAAGATACGCGGTATGTTGAACGGTATATTGTCAGGATTCGCGCTTGATGGGTTCAAACTCGACCTCCGGTACGACACAAGAGCGGTTATGCTGAACAGTGGAGAAGGAAGATTAAATGGCGCCCTTGTGAATGGTAGCGGTGTTATGCCGGTCAGTGGTGAGCGGATCATCAAACTTGATCTCGACGTCAATGATCTTGACCTCTCTGCCGGTTTCATAAGAAATAATTCGATTCCCGACACAAGGTTCAACGGTATGTTGATATTGAGATATGATGTCGATTCGAAAGAATTGTATTTCACGATGGACCTGAAGGAAGGGCATCTCAGAAAAATACCATTCAGCACAATGACTGCTTCGGGCTCATACAGGGCTGATACTCTCTTTATGGACCAGATGACAATGGCATATCCGACTCATGATATTTCGACTACAGGTACGATATCCAGGGATGGTGGGATAAGGCTGTTCATCGATACCGAATGCGCTAAAGATGACACTTTGTTTTCATATTTCAATATAGACGAATATCGGGCGAATCTTAAGTTCAACGGAATATGGGAAGGCAGTTTTGCCCGATGGGACCTCAGGGCCAGCGGATGTTGCACGGACATATTCTACAAAGGAGCGTACGTTCCTTCCGGAGATATTAAATTTGCTTTAAGCAGGGACGAATCATTTCGTTTCCTTTTTGAGATGCGGGGGGATAGCTGCGATATTGCGCCGTTGTCGTTTTCAGGGATAGACCTGTCCCTGGAATACAATGACAACATAACAAGTATCAAGAGACTGTACCTGCAGAGGCCGGGCCTGGTCGCCGACATGCGTGGAGATCTGATAAAAAACGAAGATATAACCGAGATAGTATTCAATGAAGTCTCAATAGATGCCCTCGAGGAACGCTGGTTGAGCAATGGAAAATTCAGCGTCAACATAAGTGAATCAAGGATCGAGTTCGATGACCTGCAGCTTCATTCCAGGCTCGGGGCTCTCTATATGGGGTGTGTCGTGGGAAGAGAAGACCGGAGGATCAACGGGAACTTTACTTTCGACAGGCTTGGGCTGTCACTTTTTAACGCGGCTGGACTGATCAATAAGCCGGTAACGGGGAAGGGAGCGGGAGTGATAAATTGCCGAGGAACGATCGACCAGCCCGGTTTTGACCTCGATATGGTTCTTGAGCAGATGATCTATGACAGCCTTTCCGTGGATTCTCTGAAACTTGTCGCGAACTATTCGGACCGGATATTCGAGATCGATACTTTGTATATCGATTCTCCTGAAGGCATCCTTGAGATGAAAGGCACAGTCTCGGGAACTGATCCAAGAGAACTTTTAAAAGGGAGGGAAAAGGCGCTGCGCGGAGCCGTTGCCGATTTAGACGCCGTATGCGAGGATCTTTCACTCGTACCGCTTTTTTCACTTTCGGAAAAATCACCTTTTTCAGGTGGTGATTTTACGGGAATAATATCGGTCAGGGATTCACTGACCCATCCCCTTCTTGGAGTCGAGGGAAAGATCTCAGGGCTTTCAACCGATCGGTACAGGATCCCGATGATCGACATTTCAGCCGATATAGACAGACAGTCGCTCAAGCTCGATGGGATAATGGAATTATCACAAGGACAGAGAGGGAGATTCAACGGAAATATCAATCTGAATCACGAGAAATGGTTCTATTCGATAGACCAGCATGAACCGATATCGGTCGGATTGAGTATTCCCGACGGGGAGTTGTCCAGCATCACAGGCATGACCGATATAATCGCCGAGGCCGAAGGAAGGTTTTCAGCCGAATTCACCGTAACCGGTACTGCTTCAGAACCCAAGCTGCGGGGAAGACTGGATCTTGACCAGGCAGGTTTCAGGCTGGGAGGGATGGAGGAAAGATACAGGGGGATCAGGGCTGTAATAACCCTGGACGATACGCTGGTCACGATCAGGGAACTGCACGGGAAGGAAGGTAAGAACGGCAATTTCAATTGCGTGGGCAGCGTATCGCTCAAGGGATGGAGGCCAGAAAGGTATGACATAGATATAGAAGTCGACAAGATTCTCATAGCGAGCATTCCCGATGTAATGGCGATAGTAAGTGGAAACCTTGCAGTCGGAACTACTGAAAGCGGTGGAAAGAAGATTCCCGTAGTCACGGGCGACCTGAGTGTCAACAGGGCTGAGGTGTATATAGATTTCGGCGATTTCGCCTCTGTGCAGAAAAGTGGATCGCTTGAGCCGCCGGGATGGATGGCGGAGGTCGACCTGGAAGTGAAGGGAAATACGTGGCTGAAGACACCGGACGCCAACGTCGAGATGGAAGGTGCTGTCACTCTGCATCATGATCAGAAGGGGTCATACGTGCGCGGTTCCCTTAATCTTATAAGGGGCTGGTATAATGTCTATAATAACAAGTTCCGGGTATCTTCGGGGAAACTGGAATTCGTGCACGCCGACAGTTTCAGGCCTGTCATAGACGTTCAAGCCGAGACGAACGATCCCGAAGGCAGAAAGATCTATCTTACCCTTTCCTGGCACCAGGACGATATCGAACCGAGGCTTTCCCTGTATCACGAGGACGCTGGATACAGCGAGACTGATATCTGGAAAATGCTCGGAGGAGGAGTCATCGGAACGTCGGAAGGGGCGGGTGCGAGCTGGGATGCCATGAATACAGCCCAGAACCTGGCGGCCAACTACATAGAACGGATGTTAAACTCCCAGATGCAGGGAGTATTAATAGAAGTCGAGACGAGTGGAGGAGCAAGCAGCGCTACAGAAGGGTTCGAGCCGGAAGAGACGATTGTGGCGATCGGCAAGTATCTCTCGGAAGGCCTTTATGTCAAATATAAACAAGGGTTGTCTATCTCAACGGCGCGTCATTTCGAGGTAGAATACAGGTTGAGCCGGCTCTTCCTGATCCGTTCCGAAGTCATAATGTATTCCGAGAAAGTACTTCAGGGCAGAAGCAAAAGAAACAGCGATGAGATCAACGTGGATTTCAAGGTCCGCTGGGAATTCTGA
- the bamA gene encoding outer membrane protein assembly factor BamA, with protein sequence MSINMVARTINQNSGRIVIILFLVMLIAGYSSDLLSDDFGLDLPYVKRIVILGNVTFDDGILKKRMRTREARYYNIFNKPRFRRDFIRRDLESLKTFYRLNGFFEVTVNLESIDRDKKGNHVTLRILVNEGPQSIVRSLHFSDQDAVAPETLIKGLRLTKGMPYNPNLVETDRYTLFSHFFRKGYLGAMVACNTRVDSTDIDISWEIAPGSPVRVEKIDISGNQKVRDELIRRELKIGSGQYFQLRKIIESKQNLYDTGCFSSVEIEPKALDVDSGKVDLQLQVRERKMGYLESGLGVGNVHANRVFAEWGQRNLLGRGYALDIKTAFAFRIFEDNKYALSDVKFENKYQRHEGELRFPHILSTWNTFSVGSFYERDATVEPVIVEAISFNGTVSRRISRQTSLLLGYVYEKIRRQDAIDEKERSLRRSLDFTYHRDTRDFYFNPRRGRYIALEARYAGGILGGDDHYYSIVPSFQDYRRLSEETVLAYRVRAGYAKAFGDSRDTGLPIESRFFLGGGNSVRGYRENTLGPLNSTGTARGGNIMLLANIEMRFPLPVISKYNFGGAFFLDGGNVWDSVSDIKFEEFVFMKERSDISTADFRYSAGFGLRYYTPVGPIRIDAGFPITRPVDIDYDYWIHISLGQIF encoded by the coding sequence TTGTCAATTAATATGGTGGCGAGGACAATCAATCAGAATTCTGGAAGAATCGTCATTATACTTTTTCTTGTAATGCTGATCGCCGGATATTCCTCCGATCTGTTATCAGATGATTTCGGTCTCGATCTCCCTTACGTCAAAAGGATCGTCATACTTGGCAACGTGACTTTTGACGACGGTATTCTCAAAAAGAGGATGAGGACCAGGGAAGCACGTTATTATAATATCTTCAACAAGCCACGTTTCAGAAGGGATTTCATCCGAAGGGACCTTGAAAGCCTGAAGACTTTCTATAGACTTAACGGATTTTTCGAAGTCACCGTTAATCTCGAGTCCATAGACAGGGATAAAAAGGGGAATCACGTCACATTACGTATCTTGGTGAATGAAGGTCCGCAATCGATTGTACGCAGTCTGCATTTTTCCGATCAGGATGCAGTCGCTCCGGAAACGCTGATAAAAGGCCTCAGACTTACAAAAGGTATGCCTTATAACCCGAACCTGGTGGAGACGGACAGGTACACCCTTTTCAGCCATTTTTTCAGAAAGGGATATCTTGGCGCGATGGTCGCCTGCAATACGAGGGTAGATTCAACGGATATTGATATATCGTGGGAAATTGCTCCAGGATCCCCGGTCAGAGTGGAGAAGATAGACATAAGCGGAAACCAGAAGGTCCGGGATGAGCTGATCCGAAGGGAATTAAAGATAGGATCGGGACAGTATTTTCAGCTCCGGAAAATAATCGAAAGCAAACAGAACCTTTATGATACGGGATGTTTCAGCTCGGTGGAGATAGAACCCAAAGCGTTGGATGTTGATAGCGGAAAAGTCGATCTTCAGTTACAGGTCAGGGAAAGGAAGATGGGATATCTCGAATCGGGTCTCGGTGTCGGAAATGTTCACGCTAACAGGGTCTTTGCCGAATGGGGGCAGAGGAATCTTCTGGGACGGGGATACGCGCTGGATATCAAAACGGCTTTTGCTTTCAGGATCTTCGAGGATAACAAGTATGCATTATCGGACGTCAAGTTTGAGAATAAATATCAACGGCACGAAGGCGAACTTAGATTCCCGCACATCCTGTCGACATGGAACACTTTTTCAGTGGGATCTTTTTACGAACGCGACGCCACAGTGGAACCGGTTATTGTCGAAGCGATCAGTTTTAACGGTACCGTATCGCGCAGGATCTCAAGGCAGACTTCACTTCTTCTTGGATATGTCTATGAAAAAATAAGAAGGCAGGATGCTATCGATGAAAAGGAAAGGTCACTTCGAAGGTCACTCGATTTTACTTACCACAGAGATACGAGGGATTTCTATTTTAATCCGCGGCGGGGAAGATACATCGCGCTTGAGGCGAGATACGCCGGTGGGATCCTCGGGGGAGACGATCATTACTATTCCATAGTACCGTCATTTCAGGATTATCGCCGCCTGTCAGAAGAGACGGTCCTTGCGTACAGGGTAAGGGCCGGTTACGCAAAAGCTTTTGGAGATAGCCGGGATACCGGGTTGCCGATCGAAAGCAGGTTTTTCCTCGGAGGAGGTAACTCTGTCAGGGGTTACCGCGAAAACACACTGGGACCTCTTAACAGCACGGGAACAGCCAGGGGAGGCAACATCATGCTTCTGGCGAATATTGAGATGAGGTTTCCACTGCCAGTGATCTCAAAATATAACTTCGGAGGAGCATTCTTCCTGGATGGCGGAAATGTCTGGGACTCCGTTTCCGATATAAAATTTGAAGAATTTGTTTTCATGAAGGAAAGATCCGATATATCGACCGCGGATTTCAGGTACAGTGCCGGTTTTGGATTGAGGTACTACACTCCGGTAGGACCTATCAGAATAGACGCGGGATTTCCGATAACCCGGCCCGTAGACATCGATTACGATTACTGGATCCACATCAGCCTCGGACAGATCTTTTAA